The DNA sequence TTTTTGAACTGTGACCTGATTTACCGTATTGATGAAGCTTATGATACGATAATAACCTTGTCCGATGGCCAACACATTCGTGTGAGCGAACCGGCAAGCCAAATAGTGGAAAAAATTGTGGACTACAAAAGAAAAATCTATCTTGCATTACCGGAGGTTGGAAAATGAAAAAGAATCTGATCCCACCGATAGCGCTTTTGGTCGGCATAGTCTTAATCATTTGGT is a window from the uncultured Trichococcus sp. genome containing:
- a CDS encoding flagellar FlbD family protein, which codes for MIALTSVSGEVFFLNCDLIYRIDEAYDTIITLSDGQHIRVSEPASQIVEKIVDYKRKIYLALPEVGK